One window of the Tetragenococcus koreensis genome contains the following:
- a CDS encoding glycoside hydrolase family 31 protein, giving the protein MYKIKYDQYDPVANSDAIVQGDKYRFTILTSKLVRIEYSESNQFEDAQTKMVLNRNFQTPDYKVYDSEHSLKIVTKDLIVKYNKREFSPYGLSVELNGEVFHPYKGIWHYGDKLDNLKGTKRTLDFINGSTELEPGLMSKYGISVIDDSDSPVFLDDGWFQERQSNQEDLYVFAYKRNYLEALNDYYELTGHQPKLPRYALGNWWSRYYPYSEESYLDLMNQFENEKIPFSVAVIDMDWHLVDIPEKYGSKWTGYTWNKELFPKPERFLRKLKDKGYATTLNIHPAAGVRPFEDMYKEMAEELNIDWENEEYIDFDPYSENFLEAMFKYIYHPNEKIGVDFWWMDWQQSPHQLDENNDPLWILNHYHYGDNQKNNHLGLTFSRYFGPGSHRYPIGFSGDTVISWETLDFQPYFTATASNIGYGWWSHDIGGHRHGIRNDELMLRWVQFGVFSPINRLHSADSPFLMKEPWNYNSPYDELMRKYLRLRHKLIPYLYTMNVLSSEDNLPLIQPMYYKHPYDNNSYNVPNQYYFGTELIVCPLTEKTNSETLNSHFKAWLPEGNWYDLQTGLKYVGNRMMDIYRTIDKMGLFLKEGSIIPLTDTDIFTDSIDNPEDLSLLIGYGNSGEFLLREDFVGKEKTEESSQTKIAFNQEKDQIIIHAAEGNLDAIPEQRSWKVKLYGVKVKNATVKSNSDVYEVSGNYVSSLNCTIIDVPKTLVNEQIVVQLNDYEVPDQAEFKLGKILTFLKNAQTYNLDKEALYAICNSGKGKSQILAEINSFSADTDVLNAIMEIILA; this is encoded by the coding sequence ATGTATAAAATTAAGTATGATCAATATGATCCTGTTGCAAATTCTGATGCTATTGTGCAAGGAGATAAGTACCGTTTTACTATATTAACTTCAAAATTGGTTCGGATTGAGTATTCAGAAAGTAATCAATTTGAAGATGCACAAACAAAAATGGTGTTAAATAGAAATTTCCAAACACCGGATTATAAAGTTTATGATTCAGAACACTCCCTAAAGATCGTGACAAAAGATTTAATCGTTAAATATAATAAGAGAGAATTCTCTCCCTATGGCTTAAGCGTTGAATTAAACGGAGAAGTCTTCCATCCATACAAAGGAATTTGGCATTATGGAGACAAACTAGATAATTTAAAGGGTACGAAACGTACGTTAGATTTTATTAATGGAAGTACGGAATTAGAACCAGGACTCATGTCTAAATATGGTATCAGTGTGATCGATGACTCGGATTCACCGGTATTTTTAGACGATGGCTGGTTTCAAGAAAGACAGTCGAATCAAGAAGATTTGTATGTCTTTGCCTATAAGAGAAATTATTTAGAAGCTTTAAATGATTATTATGAATTAACAGGACATCAACCCAAATTACCAAGATATGCGTTAGGAAACTGGTGGAGCCGGTATTATCCTTATTCTGAAGAATCGTATTTAGATCTTATGAATCAATTTGAAAATGAAAAGATTCCTTTTTCTGTTGCCGTCATTGATATGGACTGGCATTTAGTCGATATTCCTGAAAAATATGGAAGTAAGTGGACTGGATATACCTGGAATAAAGAACTATTTCCTAAACCAGAAAGATTTTTAAGGAAACTAAAAGACAAAGGATACGCTACTACATTAAACATTCATCCTGCTGCAGGAGTAAGGCCCTTTGAAGATATGTACAAAGAGATGGCCGAAGAATTAAATATTGATTGGGAAAATGAAGAGTATATTGATTTTGATCCTTATTCAGAGAATTTTCTTGAAGCGATGTTTAAATATATCTATCATCCTAATGAAAAAATAGGAGTCGACTTTTGGTGGATGGATTGGCAGCAAAGCCCTCATCAATTGGATGAAAATAATGATCCATTATGGATATTAAATCATTATCATTATGGCGATAATCAAAAAAATAATCACTTGGGGCTAACGTTTTCAAGATATTTTGGACCAGGAAGTCATCGATATCCAATTGGTTTTTCAGGAGATACAGTCATTAGCTGGGAAACATTAGATTTTCAACCTTACTTTACAGCAACAGCTTCTAATATCGGTTATGGTTGGTGGAGCCATGATATAGGTGGCCATCGCCATGGAATAAGGAACGATGAATTGATGCTACGGTGGGTACAGTTTGGCGTATTTTCTCCAATCAATCGGCTGCATAGTGCAGATTCACCATTTTTAATGAAAGAACCTTGGAACTACAATTCTCCTTACGATGAATTGATGAGAAAATATTTAAGATTGAGGCATAAATTAATTCCTTATCTTTATACGATGAACGTTCTTTCAAGTGAAGATAATTTGCCTTTGATTCAACCAATGTACTATAAACATCCTTACGATAATAATAGTTACAATGTGCCGAACCAATATTATTTTGGAACAGAGTTAATTGTTTGCCCATTAACTGAAAAAACGAACAGCGAAACATTAAATAGTCATTTTAAAGCATGGCTGCCGGAGGGAAACTGGTATGATTTACAAACTGGATTAAAATATGTTGGAAATAGAATGATGGATATCTATCGAACAATTGATAAAATGGGGCTGTTTTTAAAAGAAGGTTCGATTATACCTTTAACAGATACGGACATCTTTACAGATTCTATCGATAATCCAGAAGATCTAAGTTTATTGATTGGGTATGGAAATTCTGGTGAATTTTTATTACGTGAAGATTTTGTTGGGAAAGAAAAAACAGAGGAAAGTTCTCAAACAAAAATAGCATTTAATCAAGAAAAAGATCAAATTATTATTCATGCGGCAGAAGGCAATCTCGATGCTATTCCTGAACAACGTTCATGGAAAGTGAAACTATATGGTGTTAAAGTAAAAAATGCTACTGTAAAAAGTAATAGTGATGTCTATGAAGTGAGCGGTAACTATGTTAGCAGTTTAAATTGTACAATTATTGATGTTCCTAAAACATTAGTAAACGAACAGATTGTGGTTCAACTAAATGATTATGAAGTGCCCGATCAAGCAGAGTTTAAGTTGGGCAAAATCCTAACTTTCTTGAAAAATGCACAAACTTATAATCTGGATAAAGAGGCTTTATATGCAATTTGCAATTCTGGTAAAGGTAAGTCTCAAATTTTAGCGGAAATTAATAGTTTTTCTGCGGATACTGATGTGTTAAATGCTATTATGGAGATAATTTTGGCATAA
- a CDS encoding putative holin-like toxin, giving the protein MSIAEALGLMIAFGSLIATVIFGILDAVKKTKK; this is encoded by the coding sequence TTGTCCATTGCGGAAGCTCTAGGGCTAATGATTGCGTTCGGTTCTTTAATCGCTACGGTAATCTTTGGTATTCTAGATGCCGTGAAAAAGACAAAAAAATAA
- a CDS encoding MFS transporter, with protein MNKLSSNDKKALFASIFASGLDDLNVMFLSFTLGSIISSLGLTGVEGGWISTITNLGMLTGGLVFGVLADRYNKFKVFKLTILVFSVATGMIFFTESSGYLYLMRFIAGIGVGGQYGVAISIMGGIVPRNKLGRVSSLNGIMGQLGSIGSALLASLIAPFFGWKGLFLFGLLPIIFVVWMHFAIDEKSITDRDASILIDERKGKASIKELFANKKLTHQTLALMIMTTVQIAGYFGLMNWLPTMMQQSLGIEADSNIWMVSTILGMCVGMLVFGNILDYFGPRLAFGIFLVCSMLSVYCFTYVYSMVTLLVGGAIMGFFVNGMFSGYGAICTRLYPHRIRTIANNTILNVGRAVGGFSSVVIGFILDNAGVAQVLLFVASLYVISFVAMMSIPALRKKNYKATEIVQVN; from the coding sequence ATGAATAAACTAAGCTCGAACGACAAAAAAGCACTTTTTGCTTCCATTTTTGCATCTGGTCTAGATGACCTGAATGTCATGTTCCTATCATTTACTCTGGGTTCTATTATTTCATCTTTAGGATTAACTGGGGTAGAAGGTGGTTGGATTTCGACAATCACCAATCTAGGAATGCTGACAGGTGGACTTGTGTTTGGTGTACTAGCTGACCGCTATAATAAATTTAAAGTCTTTAAATTGACGATTCTTGTCTTTTCAGTAGCCACTGGAATGATTTTCTTTACTGAAAGCAGCGGTTATCTATATCTGATGCGCTTTATTGCTGGAATCGGAGTCGGCGGGCAGTACGGTGTAGCCATCTCGATCATGGGTGGTATTGTCCCAAGGAATAAATTAGGCCGGGTGAGTTCTTTAAACGGCATTATGGGACAGCTGGGATCTATCGGCTCAGCACTTCTTGCTAGTTTAATTGCGCCTTTTTTCGGCTGGAAAGGGCTGTTTCTCTTTGGTTTACTACCTATAATATTCGTTGTATGGATGCATTTTGCGATTGATGAAAAAAGTATTACAGATCGTGATGCAAGTATTCTTATCGATGAAAGAAAAGGAAAAGCAAGTATCAAGGAACTATTTGCTAACAAAAAACTTACGCACCAAACACTTGCTTTAATGATCATGACAACCGTTCAAATTGCTGGCTATTTCGGATTGATGAACTGGCTGCCGACCATGATGCAGCAATCATTAGGTATCGAAGCAGATTCTAATATATGGATGGTCTCTACGATTTTGGGCATGTGTGTTGGCATGCTGGTATTTGGAAATATACTGGATTACTTCGGTCCACGTTTAGCTTTCGGGATTTTCTTAGTTTGTTCCATGTTGTCTGTTTATTGCTTTACTTATGTGTATTCAATGGTCACATTGTTGGTTGGAGGAGCCATTATGGGCTTCTTTGTAAATGGTATGTTTTCAGGTTATGGCGCCATTTGTACTCGTCTATATCCCCATCGTATTCGCACGATTGCTAATAACACCATTTTGAATGTAGGTCGTGCAGTTGGAGGGTTTTCATCTGTAGTTATAGGTTTTATTTTAGATAACGCCGGTGTAGCTCAAGTTCTGCTGTTTGTCGCCAGTTTGTATGTTATAAGCTTTGTAGCGATGATGAGCATTCCAGCTTTACGTAAGAAAAACTATAAAGCAACAGAAATCGTTCAAGTGAATTAA
- a CDS encoding VanZ family protein, whose product MARSIRCILALIISTVLGIGVIQYLAYPTLLQYDRFANVMNRFGYTKETLILFVVLSCWLLYLQIEFRHFSIIYLYLFYSVYLFLLFVVLFTKAPEYHTFNGDLFDFLVWDRGTLIEALLNLVYFIPLGGLYGLRANWLEFGLISLLTITGIETIQYVFYIGTFSVSDILLNFLGCLVGYSICLVLRTYMDKNVVQKRTS is encoded by the coding sequence ATGGCTCGCAGTATACGTTGTATTCTTGCGCTAATTATTTCAACAGTCTTGGGCATAGGCGTGATTCAATATCTTGCCTATCCGACGCTATTACAGTATGACCGGTTTGCAAATGTAATGAACCGTTTTGGGTATACAAAAGAAACTTTAATTCTATTTGTAGTACTAAGCTGCTGGCTCTTATATTTACAAATTGAGTTTCGACATTTTTCTATTATTTATCTTTACTTATTTTATAGCGTCTACTTGTTTTTACTTTTTGTCGTATTGTTTACAAAAGCTCCCGAATATCATACTTTTAATGGCGATTTATTTGATTTTCTTGTTTGGGACAGAGGAACTTTGATAGAAGCATTGCTAAATTTGGTATATTTTATTCCATTAGGTGGGCTTTACGGGTTGAGAGCAAACTGGCTTGAGTTTGGCTTGATTTCGTTATTAACAATTACAGGCATCGAAACTATACAATACGTTTTTTACATTGGGACCTTTTCTGTAAGTGATATTTTATTGAACTTTCTAGGCTGCTTGGTTGGCTATAGTATTTGTTTGGTATTGAGAACATATATGGATAAAAATGTAGTACAAAAAAGAACTAGCTGA
- a CDS encoding SWIM zinc finger family protein, with protein sequence MARRRSGFPEYASVAEKKQKARRQLEKYQATHPGAKPVTIQGTKIASSFWGKAWCKHLKYYADYDNRIPRGRAYLKNGFVFDLFIQKGAIHGVVYGSGDKLYDVSIHMDPIEDQRLIEQIGGHIENLEELAQGKFPKSLEKEFLTEENGLFPRINEIQLNCTCPDSAKMCKHISAILYAVGARLDAEPLLLFELRDIDTSALIKKSVEEKMNSLLENANSTKSNRVIDDDSVLDEFDLE encoded by the coding sequence ATGGCAAGAAGAAGGTCAGGATTTCCCGAATACGCAAGCGTCGCCGAGAAGAAACAAAAAGCCCGCCGCCAGTTAGAAAAGTATCAAGCCACTCATCCTGGCGCAAAACCTGTCACAATTCAAGGAACAAAAATTGCTAGTTCCTTTTGGGGAAAAGCTTGGTGCAAGCATTTAAAATATTACGCCGATTATGATAATCGAATTCCTCGCGGACGTGCTTATCTCAAAAATGGCTTTGTTTTTGATTTGTTTATTCAAAAAGGCGCCATTCACGGCGTAGTCTATGGCAGCGGGGACAAACTATATGACGTGAGTATTCATATGGATCCCATAGAAGATCAACGTTTAATCGAGCAAATCGGTGGTCATATAGAAAATCTGGAAGAATTGGCACAGGGAAAATTTCCCAAATCCCTAGAAAAAGAATTTTTAACCGAAGAAAACGGCTTATTTCCTCGCATCAATGAGATCCAATTAAACTGTACTTGCCCCGATAGTGCTAAGATGTGTAAACATATTTCCGCTATTCTTTATGCTGTTGGAGCTAGATTAGATGCCGAACCCCTTTTGCTTTTTGAATTAAGAGACATCGATACCTCGGCTTTAATTAAAAAATCAGTCGAGGAAAAAATGAACTCCCTTTTAGAAAATGCCAATTCAACAAAATCCAACCGTGTGATTGATGATGACTCAGTCCTCGATGAATTTGATTTAGAATAA
- a CDS encoding DEAD/DEAH box helicase has protein sequence MAQAIFLEKGFYIEQPTTEFEYNLQKQPYQTLYEQGFANKRNDTSPSIDYLLQVAQGFVTELKNNGEIEVTKEFEPPSEYFYQTLAEQVPFVIGYEFVTVSWLQAIHQRLAAIFTEEIQHFSGSVAEYIQSKNADLITAGRVYFHLIERKEAVEPFAFLATYATSRHGKVKHTPLKNALVEFDDTSEIFSLLSAVERVARESDFIAQLMDTGELFSPLSFNEQEAYQFLKETPLYEENGVICRIPDFWKKKQKPSVKVTIGDKKPSKVGMEALLSSQPEMYLGEERYSKAEIEALLQQDEGLAFLKGKWVEVNHEKLQNLLDTFEKQADSQWSLFEALRYQETSAKPDSEEWVETTHGTWLSQFFTQMTTPQKIEQEKPSNTFQADLRPYQQIGFNWLRFMQGQSLGALLADDMGLGKTIQILALLDFLRKKNARTLLVIPASLIENWKKETERFAPNLSVKILHGKYIDLQNSSADLFITTYGMVAKIEALQEETFDLLILDEAQAIKNPATKQTKSVKSLNAHAKIAMTGTPIENSLADLWSVFDFLNRGLLGSKKEFKQQTKKGVDYGKLRQLISPFILRRLKTDAQIITDLPAKNEQKEYTGLSKKQVALYKEVQRKMAESLEESEGIQRKGLVLTAISKFKQICNHPDQYLGNQEFKPQLSGKFETLRDICETIRDRHEQVLIFTQFKEMCDPLDDFLAEVFGQKGAVLHGSVPPKKRAERVNEFNDPNTYTPYMVLSIKAGGVGLNLTRANHVIHFDRWWNPAVEDQATDRAFRIGQEKNVFIYKFVTSGTVEEKIDEMLAEKTQLSQDIITETSGESWLTEMSNDELKDLFTLEVEK, from the coding sequence ATGGCGCAAGCAATTTTTTTAGAAAAAGGATTCTACATTGAACAACCAACAACAGAATTTGAATATAACTTACAAAAACAACCTTATCAAACGCTTTATGAACAAGGATTTGCAAATAAAAGAAACGACACTTCTCCTTCAATTGATTATTTGTTACAAGTCGCTCAAGGGTTTGTCACTGAATTAAAAAATAACGGAGAAATTGAAGTAACAAAAGAATTTGAACCTCCTTCAGAGTATTTCTATCAAACGTTGGCGGAGCAAGTTCCTTTTGTCATTGGCTATGAATTTGTTACTGTGTCTTGGCTACAAGCGATCCATCAAAGGTTAGCTGCAATTTTCACAGAAGAAATTCAACATTTCTCAGGAAGTGTAGCGGAATACATCCAATCAAAAAATGCAGATTTAATTACCGCCGGCAGAGTTTATTTTCATCTGATTGAACGAAAAGAGGCAGTCGAGCCTTTTGCCTTTTTGGCTACCTATGCGACCTCTCGTCACGGAAAGGTCAAGCACACGCCATTAAAAAATGCGCTGGTTGAATTTGATGATACCTCCGAAATTTTTTCCTTACTCTCTGCAGTAGAAAGAGTCGCTAGAGAGTCAGATTTCATCGCGCAACTCATGGACACCGGAGAATTGTTTTCTCCTCTAAGTTTTAACGAACAAGAAGCTTATCAATTTTTAAAAGAAACGCCTCTTTACGAAGAAAATGGCGTTATTTGTCGCATTCCGGACTTTTGGAAGAAAAAACAAAAGCCGTCTGTTAAAGTAACGATCGGCGACAAAAAGCCCAGCAAAGTTGGTATGGAAGCATTGCTTTCTAGCCAGCCCGAAATGTATTTAGGCGAAGAACGCTATTCAAAGGCTGAAATTGAAGCACTACTCCAACAAGACGAAGGTTTAGCCTTTTTAAAAGGGAAATGGGTGGAAGTTAATCACGAAAAACTGCAAAATTTACTCGACACTTTTGAAAAACAGGCAGATAGTCAGTGGTCTCTTTTTGAAGCCTTGCGGTATCAAGAAACATCCGCTAAGCCAGACAGCGAAGAATGGGTTGAAACTACCCATGGCACCTGGTTATCGCAATTTTTCACTCAAATGACAACGCCGCAAAAAATCGAACAAGAAAAACCATCTAACACATTTCAAGCCGACCTACGTCCTTATCAACAGATAGGATTTAACTGGTTACGATTTATGCAAGGACAATCATTAGGCGCTTTGTTGGCAGATGACATGGGCTTAGGCAAAACTATTCAAATCCTAGCGCTATTGGATTTTTTGCGGAAAAAGAACGCTCGTACACTTTTAGTTATCCCAGCTTCCTTGATCGAAAACTGGAAAAAAGAAACCGAGCGATTTGCCCCCAATTTAAGCGTTAAAATTTTGCATGGGAAATATATCGACTTGCAAAACTCTTCAGCCGATTTATTCATTACAACTTATGGTATGGTCGCTAAAATTGAAGCCTTACAAGAAGAAACTTTCGACCTATTAATTTTAGATGAAGCCCAAGCGATTAAAAATCCAGCAACCAAACAAACGAAAAGCGTTAAATCCCTAAATGCTCACGCCAAAATCGCCATGACAGGCACACCCATCGAAAATAGTCTAGCGGATCTTTGGAGTGTATTTGACTTTTTAAATCGTGGCCTTTTGGGAAGCAAAAAAGAATTTAAGCAACAGACCAAAAAGGGCGTCGACTATGGTAAATTACGACAATTGATTTCTCCCTTTATTTTGCGCCGCTTAAAAACGGATGCGCAAATTATTACAGATTTACCCGCAAAGAACGAACAAAAAGAATACACCGGACTTTCTAAAAAGCAAGTGGCCTTGTATAAAGAAGTGCAACGTAAAATGGCTGAATCGCTGGAAGAAAGTGAAGGTATTCAGCGCAAGGGGCTCGTGTTAACAGCCATTTCTAAATTCAAACAAATTTGTAACCACCCCGATCAATATTTGGGCAACCAAGAATTCAAACCGCAACTGAGTGGGAAATTTGAAACTTTACGAGACATCTGCGAAACCATCCGTGATAGACACGAACAGGTCCTGATTTTTACTCAGTTTAAAGAAATGTGCGATCCATTAGATGATTTCTTGGCTGAGGTTTTTGGACAAAAAGGTGCTGTCTTGCATGGCAGTGTACCTCCAAAGAAACGTGCCGAACGGGTTAACGAATTCAATGACCCAAATACCTATACACCTTACATGGTGCTCTCGATTAAAGCAGGAGGCGTAGGACTCAACTTAACTCGAGCCAATCACGTCATTCATTTTGACCGTTGGTGGAACCCAGCTGTTGAAGACCAAGCAACCGATCGAGCTTTTCGCATTGGCCAAGAAAAAAATGTATTTATTTATAAATTTGTCACTAGTGGAACGGTCGAAGAAAAAATTGATGAAATGCTTGCAGAAAAAACACAACTTTCCCAAGATATCATTACAGAAACAAGTGGTGAAAGTTGGTTAACGGAAATGAGTAATGACGAATTAAAAGATCTCTTTACTTTGGAGGTGGAAAAATAA
- a CDS encoding ATP-binding protein — protein sequence MFQRPVYLNQLIQLQDSDFIKVITGVRRSGKSVLLMLYKEYLKKENIAEDHIIYMNFESFEYQTITTEEKFRQQLSELIPKDGQRIYLLLDEIQAVDGWQRVVNGIRVSFNSNIVITGSNASMLSGELATLLSGRYIEIPIYPFSFAEFLNVKGIEPNSRKVDSAYNEYEKYGGFPSVVIAEESIKDTILSGIFDTIVLNDVALRAGVKDVVVLKSMIRFLADNVGQLVNASKIVNTLKNEGIETTIHTVNRYLDLLENGYLFYRVKQYDIRGREYLKTNGKYFIVDSGLRRNAVGRKDGNYSNRLENIVYIELLRRGYTVDVGRLDSKEIDFIARKLDETLYVQVAYELPNNTHETDNLLKIKDNYKKIIITGRYYEVEQVEGIPIIYIVDWLLEE from the coding sequence ATGTTCCAAAGACCTGTTTATCTTAACCAACTTATACAACTTCAAGATTCTGATTTCATAAAAGTTATCACGGGCGTACGACGTTCTGGCAAGTCTGTTTTATTAATGCTATATAAAGAATATTTAAAAAAAGAAAATATTGCGGAAGATCATATCATTTATATGAATTTTGAAAGTTTTGAATATCAGACAATAACAACTGAAGAAAAGTTTCGACAACAACTAAGTGAACTTATACCAAAAGATGGACAAAGAATCTATCTATTATTGGATGAAATTCAAGCTGTTGATGGTTGGCAACGCGTTGTTAATGGGATCCGAGTGAGCTTTAATAGTAATATCGTAATCACGGGTTCAAATGCAAGCATGCTTTCAGGTGAGCTTGCTACGCTTTTAAGCGGTCGTTATATTGAAATTCCTATTTATCCATTTTCTTTTGCTGAATTTTTAAACGTGAAAGGAATTGAACCGAACTCTCGTAAAGTAGATAGCGCATATAACGAGTATGAAAAATATGGCGGATTTCCTAGTGTGGTTATTGCAGAGGAGTCGATTAAAGATACGATCTTGTCAGGCATTTTTGATACCATTGTATTAAATGATGTCGCATTGAGAGCGGGCGTCAAAGATGTGGTGGTTTTGAAATCAATGATTCGTTTTTTAGCAGATAACGTAGGTCAATTAGTGAATGCCTCTAAAATTGTGAACACTCTAAAAAATGAAGGAATAGAAACGACCATTCATACCGTTAATCGTTATTTGGACTTGCTTGAAAATGGCTATTTATTCTATCGTGTAAAACAGTATGATATTCGAGGACGTGAATATCTTAAAACAAACGGAAAATATTTTATCGTAGATAGTGGATTGCGTAGAAATGCAGTTGGAAGAAAAGATGGCAACTACAGTAATCGTTTAGAAAATATTGTTTATATAGAGCTACTACGCAGAGGTTATACAGTAGACGTGGGGAGGCTTGATAGTAAAGAAATTGATTTTATCGCCAGAAAATTGGATGAAACACTTTATGTCCAAGTGGCATACGAATTGCCAAATAATACGCATGAAACTGATAACCTTTTAAAAATCAAAGATAATTACAAAAAAATAATCATCACAGGTAGATATTATGAGGTAGAACAAGTAGAAGGTATACCAATTATTTATATTGTGGATTGGTTATTAGAAGAGTGA